In Pedobacter heparinus DSM 2366, the following are encoded in one genomic region:
- a CDS encoding xylulokinase gives MLLLGIDVGTSSIKVSVVEANSGHTLASASYPESESEIISLKHGWAEQSPRLWWTNVQKAISLCHARRAYNPDDISAIGIAYQMHGLVVVDKDGECLRNSIIWCDSRAVETGNHAFKQLGEQYALRHLLNSPGNFTAAKLAWVKANEPEIYSRIAKVMLPGDFIALQLTGEVSTSISALSEGVFWDFRENQLSEALMKFFDFDKALIPEIKPVFSVHGQLMKAVAAQLGLKPGIPVAYKAGDQPNNALSLNVTQPGEVAATAGTSGVIYGVTEQLLYDKASRVNTFAHVNHSAEQPRLGVLLCINGTGSMNRWARDSFGTGMNYTAINETAQTISPGSEGLRVLPFGNGAERMLNNKIVGAHLQGIDLNIHRNAHIFRAVQEGIAFAFRYGLDILKENGMNPTVIRAGKSNLFLSDVFTQTFVNITGVPVELYDNDGSYGAAIGAGIGAGYFKSAAEAFTHKKPLKLVEPGKDQLENEYLDWKNLLEKQL, from the coding sequence ATGCTGCTATTAGGTATTGATGTAGGCACATCATCTATAAAAGTTTCTGTTGTCGAAGCCAATTCGGGGCATACGCTTGCGAGCGCCAGCTACCCTGAATCGGAATCGGAGATCATTAGCCTGAAACACGGCTGGGCCGAGCAATCGCCCCGGCTGTGGTGGACCAATGTTCAAAAAGCCATTTCCTTATGTCATGCCCGGCGCGCTTACAACCCGGATGACATTTCCGCTATTGGAATTGCCTATCAGATGCATGGCCTGGTGGTGGTAGACAAGGATGGCGAATGCCTCAGGAACAGCATCATCTGGTGCGATAGCCGCGCTGTCGAGACGGGTAACCATGCCTTTAAACAGCTGGGTGAACAGTATGCCCTCCGGCACCTCCTCAATTCACCAGGCAATTTCACAGCTGCCAAACTGGCCTGGGTAAAAGCTAATGAACCCGAAATCTATTCCCGGATAGCCAAAGTAATGCTGCCCGGCGATTTCATTGCCCTACAGCTCACAGGGGAAGTCAGCACCAGCATCTCCGCCTTGTCGGAAGGTGTATTCTGGGACTTCAGGGAAAATCAGCTTTCTGAAGCCTTAATGAAGTTTTTCGACTTCGATAAGGCCCTGATTCCGGAAATAAAACCAGTATTTTCAGTACATGGCCAGCTTATGAAAGCCGTAGCAGCACAGCTTGGGCTAAAACCTGGGATACCTGTAGCTTACAAGGCTGGCGACCAGCCCAATAATGCCTTATCTTTAAATGTAACCCAACCCGGAGAGGTTGCCGCCACAGCAGGAACCTCCGGAGTAATTTACGGCGTAACGGAACAGCTTTTATACGATAAGGCATCAAGGGTAAATACTTTTGCCCATGTAAACCATAGCGCAGAACAACCCCGCCTTGGTGTGCTGTTATGCATTAACGGAACGGGTAGCATGAACCGCTGGGCCAGGGATAGCTTTGGTACCGGCATGAACTATACTGCCATTAACGAAACTGCACAAACCATATCACCGGGAAGTGAAGGCCTCCGCGTACTTCCCTTCGGCAATGGGGCAGAACGCATGCTGAACAATAAAATAGTAGGCGCCCATTTGCAGGGTATCGACCTCAACATCCACCGCAATGCGCACATTTTCCGTGCTGTTCAGGAGGGCATTGCCTTTGCTTTCCGTTACGGACTGGATATCTTAAAAGAAAATGGCATGAACCCTACAGTGATCAGGGCCGGAAAATCAAACCTCTTTTTAAGTGATGTTTTTACGCAAACATTTGTAAACATTACCGGGGTGCCCGTAGAGCTTTACGATAACGATGGTAGCTATGGCGCCGCCATAGGAGCCGGAATTGGTGCAGGCTACTTTAAGTCGGCCGCCGAGGCTTTTACCCATAAAAAACCATTGAAACTGGTAGAACCCGGCAAAGATCAGCTGGAAAATGAATACCTCGACTGGAAAAACCTGCTCGAAAAACAACTGTAA
- a CDS encoding Gfo/Idh/MocA family protein, whose product MMNGTKDLNATDRRSFLKKSGIVMLGSTLAYQTGFSSGLFNSAKTLKVGLIGCGGRGTGAAMQALNADPDVIITAMGDVFEDRLEGAYQALISLDAKRVRVDKKRKFIGFDAYQKVIDSGVDVVLLTTPPAFRPDQLTAAIAAGKHVFCEKPVAVDAPGIRKVLAAAKAAAEKNLSLVSGFCFRYDLPSRGVFSRVLNGDVGSIKTVSTFRNGAGNWSNPRQPGWTDLTYKLRNWHYQNWLSGDFIVEQAVHSLDMMSWVMGDQMPLKATGTGGRQVRVDEIYGNIYDHFAVEFEYANGAKGFHFCRQQEGTSNRNTVDVLGTEGSAFVNVGMRYEISGKNNWKYDGPKKNMYQIQHDELFAGIRNGKPINDGEWMAKSTLLSIWGRMAAYSGQTISYDEALNSSVVLGPKIEDYNWDLKWDNQPVAMPGISKVI is encoded by the coding sequence ATGATGAATGGAACTAAAGATTTAAATGCTACGGACCGCAGGTCCTTTTTAAAGAAGTCGGGTATCGTAATGCTGGGAAGTACACTGGCTTATCAAACAGGTTTTTCATCGGGCTTGTTTAATAGCGCTAAAACATTGAAAGTTGGGCTGATTGGTTGTGGCGGCCGGGGCACAGGTGCGGCCATGCAGGCGCTGAATGCCGATCCGGATGTGATCATTACCGCTATGGGGGATGTTTTTGAGGACAGACTGGAGGGTGCTTATCAGGCGCTCATCAGCCTTGATGCCAAGCGGGTCAGGGTAGATAAAAAAAGAAAATTCATTGGTTTTGATGCCTATCAGAAAGTCATAGATTCGGGAGTGGATGTGGTGCTGCTTACTACGCCACCTGCATTCCGCCCTGACCAGCTTACAGCGGCCATTGCTGCCGGCAAGCATGTATTTTGTGAAAAGCCGGTAGCCGTTGATGCCCCGGGCATACGCAAAGTGCTGGCCGCAGCAAAAGCGGCGGCAGAAAAGAACCTTTCCCTGGTTTCGGGATTCTGTTTCCGCTATGATCTGCCTAGCAGAGGGGTGTTCAGCAGGGTTTTAAATGGGGATGTGGGCAGTATTAAAACCGTTTCAACATTTAGGAACGGGGCCGGCAACTGGTCCAATCCGCGCCAGCCTGGCTGGACAGACCTGACCTATAAGTTAAGGAACTGGCATTACCAGAACTGGCTTTCGGGTGATTTTATTGTTGAGCAGGCGGTGCATAGCCTGGATATGATGTCCTGGGTGATGGGCGATCAGATGCCGCTAAAGGCTACGGGTACCGGTGGACGGCAAGTGCGTGTTGACGAGATTTACGGAAATATTTACGATCATTTTGCGGTAGAGTTTGAATATGCGAACGGTGCAAAGGGCTTTCATTTTTGTCGCCAGCAGGAGGGCACGTCCAACCGGAATACAGTGGATGTACTGGGTACAGAGGGGAGTGCCTTTGTAAATGTAGGGATGCGGTACGAGATCAGCGGAAAAAACAACTGGAAGTACGATGGTCCGAAAAAGAACATGTACCAGATCCAGCACGATGAGCTTTTTGCAGGCATCAGAAATGGAAAACCGATCAATGACGGGGAATGGATGGCAAAAAGCACCTTATTGTCCATTTGGGGGCGCATGGCTGCGTATAGCGGACAAACCATCAGTTATGATGAGGCCCTGAATTCCAGTGTGGTGCTGGGACCAAAAATAGAAGATTATAACTGGGACCTGAAATGGGATAACCAGCCGGTAGCCATGCCGGGAATTAGCAAAGTCATTTAA
- a CDS encoding 3-keto-disaccharide hydrolase, which translates to MKKIFKGMVMAFLWAFIGISTANGQDKPLQFGQETLLSDAKGQAKAINWINVNTDKETWKREKELLVCSGKPIGVMRSEKLYENFILEVEWKHLEAGGNSGVFVWSDAKPGENNRLPGGVEVQMLELDWVNINAKEGVQQPIAYVHGELFGVGGVETIPDTPRGTRSKSVENRCKGKGEWNRYQVVCVDGTIKLSVNGKFVNGISKSTVRKGYLCLESEGAPIHFRNLKVTVLD; encoded by the coding sequence ATGAAGAAAATATTCAAGGGGATGGTTATGGCTTTTTTATGGGCCTTTATAGGTATATCTACAGCAAATGGCCAGGATAAACCCCTACAGTTTGGCCAGGAAACCTTGCTCTCTGATGCAAAAGGACAGGCTAAGGCCATTAACTGGATAAACGTAAATACAGATAAGGAAACCTGGAAAAGGGAAAAAGAGCTGCTGGTCTGTTCGGGCAAGCCTATAGGGGTCATGCGCTCGGAAAAATTATACGAAAATTTTATACTGGAGGTGGAATGGAAACACCTGGAAGCAGGCGGAAACTCGGGGGTATTTGTATGGAGTGATGCCAAGCCCGGTGAAAATAACCGTTTGCCCGGTGGTGTTGAAGTTCAGATGCTGGAACTGGATTGGGTAAACATCAATGCCAAAGAGGGGGTACAACAACCCATTGCTTATGTACATGGAGAGCTTTTTGGAGTAGGCGGGGTAGAAACGATACCGGATACGCCGAGAGGGACAAGGAGCAAATCGGTAGAGAACCGCTGCAAGGGAAAGGGAGAATGGAACAGGTACCAGGTGGTCTGTGTGGATGGCACCATCAAGTTATCGGTAAATGGAAAATTTGTGAACGGGATCAGTAAATCGACTGTAAGAAAGGGCTATCTCTGTCTGGAATCGGAAGGTGCCCCCATTCATTTCAGGAACCTGAAAGTAACAGTGCTGGACTGA
- a CDS encoding fasciclin domain-containing protein — translation MKKNLLIAFTLVISLMACKKEKTPEPETEERKPEVLIKNITEKLAAADSISTFNNALKSMKLRAEETAQGITVFAPLNESSAAPGRVSKLSSTGNASGTRAGNAIADVATVPQLVLTDSVLRDHIVKGVFKLSDLTDGKLLTGLSGKQLKVSRSADTIWINGVQIGGKEILNTNNEVVYTVKSVLTATSVTDQLQSTSIEVTVWDGTLWTTAKPTGAVLAGATVTLYRTQQNYADSVAAYTAISDAAGKALFKSITAGTYYIKASSGAKSNIFNRSAKQAGLYSGYAVAGIFQSQAEITAAATQTGAQPGNFKWLDANGDGIINNSDRVTLPYEQAVAANGTVKKIAVSIGLLNNKQEPLLTEQEFLTGMSNAENNIASWQKNLVVADGLLSHQASIDSIPLVFKANYQAFGNFTFTPTNPGVTQIWQQGYAYIAALNTLQQKAPLAMSRRAEKMSQLKATRVYVYLQLLTYFGNIPLAQTAGSLTNANRAAVVNFISAELASAADSLSLGASGAASLNGLSVKVLQAKAALLEKEYGKVADLTNYVLNSGQYMLAAAGAQFNAGNAELIWDNSANIDVNVKSYFFNRSVLPYLRLTEVYLMSAEASMALGNTINAQTRYQTLAQRSSFSPTFSQANLRALWTAEMRREGVAFANLTRWGTAADELARYGFSSAKNNRLPIPQAILDQNPGMLQNPGY, via the coding sequence ATGAAAAAGAATTTACTTATTGCATTTACACTGGTCATCTCCCTAATGGCATGCAAGAAGGAGAAAACACCTGAACCCGAAACGGAAGAACGTAAACCGGAAGTTCTCATTAAAAACATCACAGAAAAACTGGCCGCGGCCGATAGTATCAGTACCTTTAACAATGCCCTTAAAAGCATGAAGCTTAGGGCAGAGGAAACTGCCCAGGGGATTACCGTTTTTGCGCCGCTAAACGAAAGCTCTGCTGCGCCGGGACGGGTAAGTAAACTGTCGTCGACAGGCAATGCCAGCGGTACAAGGGCTGGGAATGCCATTGCGGATGTAGCTACTGTACCGCAACTGGTGCTGACCGATTCCGTATTGCGGGACCATATTGTAAAGGGTGTATTCAAGCTGTCGGACCTGACAGATGGTAAACTGCTTACAGGTTTAAGCGGTAAACAGCTTAAGGTAAGCCGCTCTGCGGATACCATCTGGATCAACGGGGTACAGATTGGTGGCAAAGAGATTTTAAATACCAATAACGAAGTGGTGTATACGGTAAAATCGGTGTTGACGGCAACTTCGGTTACCGACCAGCTGCAATCCACTTCTATTGAGGTTACGGTTTGGGACGGGACTTTATGGACCACTGCAAAACCTACAGGTGCAGTACTGGCCGGTGCAACCGTTACGCTTTACCGTACACAGCAAAATTATGCAGATAGCGTAGCGGCATACACCGCCATAAGCGATGCTGCAGGCAAGGCATTGTTTAAGTCAATTACAGCCGGAACTTATTATATCAAGGCATCCTCTGGTGCAAAAAGCAATATTTTCAACCGTTCTGCAAAGCAGGCTGGTTTATATTCGGGTTATGCTGTTGCAGGCATATTCCAGTCGCAGGCAGAAATTACTGCGGCAGCAACCCAGACCGGTGCACAGCCGGGTAACTTTAAATGGCTGGATGCCAATGGGGACGGTATAATCAATAACAGTGACAGGGTAACTTTGCCTTATGAGCAGGCTGTAGCTGCAAATGGCACGGTAAAGAAAATAGCTGTATCGATTGGTTTACTGAACAATAAGCAAGAACCTTTATTAACGGAACAGGAGTTTCTGACAGGCATGAGCAATGCGGAAAACAACATTGCCAGCTGGCAGAAAAACCTGGTGGTTGCCGACGGACTGCTAAGCCATCAGGCTTCGATAGATTCCATACCACTGGTTTTTAAAGCAAACTATCAGGCTTTTGGTAATTTTACATTTACGCCGACCAATCCCGGTGTTACCCAGATCTGGCAACAGGGATATGCGTATATTGCTGCATTGAACACTTTGCAGCAAAAAGCACCGCTTGCGATGAGCAGACGTGCAGAAAAGATGAGCCAGTTAAAGGCCACAAGGGTGTATGTTTATTTACAGCTGCTGACTTATTTTGGCAACATTCCTTTGGCACAGACTGCGGGTAGTTTAACGAATGCCAACCGGGCTGCGGTAGTTAATTTTATTTCTGCCGAACTGGCATCGGCAGCAGATTCCCTGTCGCTTGGTGCCAGCGGAGCGGCCAGCCTGAACGGGCTTTCTGTTAAAGTGTTGCAGGCAAAGGCAGCCTTGCTGGAAAAAGAATATGGAAAGGTGGCCGACCTGACCAATTATGTGCTGAACAGTGGCCAATATATGCTGGCAGCTGCCGGAGCACAATTTAATGCAGGAAATGCAGAACTGATCTGGGACAATTCGGCCAATATCGATGTGAACGTGAAGAGCTACTTTTTTAACCGGTCAGTTTTACCTTACCTGAGGCTCACAGAAGTTTACCTGATGTCGGCCGAGGCCAGTATGGCACTGGGCAATACCATTAATGCGCAGACGAGGTATCAAACACTGGCACAGCGTTCGTCCTTCTCTCCAACCTTTAGTCAGGCCAATTTAAGGGCATTGTGGACTGCCGAAATGAGAAGAGAAGGTGTGGCCTTCGCCAACCTGACCAGGTGGGGAACTGCTGCCGATGAGCTGGCGAGATATGGATTCTCATCTGCAAAAAATAACCGCTTACCTATACCTCAGGCAATCCTGGACCAGAACCCTGGTATGCTTCAGAACCCCGGGTATTGA
- a CDS encoding PLP-dependent cysteine synthase family protein, whose protein sequence is MLTETKAQACLTADLTDKFEHLWHLVGNTPMLELQYTYKGKAGKVYVKCEHYNLTGSVKDRMALNIMYEAYRSCAIKPGDTIIEATSGNTGIAFAAIGRALGHPVKIIMPNWLSKERIDIIRSMGAEVILISKEEGGFLGSIKMCEDLAAAGRVFLPRQFENQYNGEAHEKTTGMEIWEQLKLKGLRPDAFVAGVGTGGTVMGVGKGLRSHHAAIKIHPLEPAESPTLTTGYKVGTHRIQGISDEFIPAIVKLDELDEVVQAHDGDAIIMAQKLAKELGLAVGISSGANVIGAIKLKEQMGADAVVVTLLSDSNKKYLSTDLVKEEPVKALYVSTDTVFTGYQPICRLK, encoded by the coding sequence ATGTTGACTGAAACCAAAGCGCAGGCTTGTTTAACTGCAGACCTTACGGATAAATTTGAACACTTGTGGCATCTGGTGGGCAATACGCCCATGCTTGAACTCCAGTATACATACAAAGGAAAAGCGGGAAAAGTGTATGTAAAATGCGAACATTATAACCTTACCGGAAGTGTGAAAGACAGAATGGCGCTGAACATTATGTATGAAGCTTACAGATCATGTGCAATTAAACCTGGTGATACCATTATTGAAGCTACAAGTGGCAATACAGGAATAGCATTTGCGGCTATTGGCCGGGCCCTGGGCCATCCGGTGAAGATCATTATGCCAAACTGGTTGAGCAAGGAGCGTATTGATATCATCAGGAGCATGGGTGCCGAAGTAATTTTGATCAGTAAGGAAGAAGGTGGTTTTTTGGGCAGCATTAAAATGTGTGAGGACCTTGCTGCTGCCGGAAGGGTTTTCCTGCCCAGACAATTTGAAAACCAGTATAATGGAGAAGCCCATGAGAAAACCACGGGTATGGAGATCTGGGAGCAATTGAAATTAAAGGGATTAAGACCTGATGCTTTTGTAGCAGGGGTTGGAACAGGGGGGACGGTAATGGGCGTTGGAAAAGGGCTGCGATCACATCATGCCGCTATCAAAATCCATCCACTGGAACCCGCTGAAAGTCCGACCTTAACCACAGGATATAAAGTTGGTACCCACCGTATACAAGGAATTTCTGACGAATTTATCCCCGCTATAGTGAAGCTGGATGAACTGGATGAGGTTGTCCAGGCCCATGATGGCGATGCGATCATTATGGCACAAAAGCTGGCTAAGGAACTTGGCCTGGCAGTAGGGATCTCTTCGGGTGCAAATGTGATCGGTGCCATTAAATTAAAAGAACAAATGGGTGCCGATGCAGTGGTGGTTACCTTGTTGTCGGACAGCAACAAAAAGTATTTAAGTACCGATCTTGTGAAAGAAGAGCCGGTTAAGGCTTTATATGTATCTACAGATACTGTGTTTACTGGCTACCAGCCAATTTGCAGACTAAAATAA
- a CDS encoding protein-disulfide reductase DsbD family protein has translation MKLNHHHIFMTLRIFILGLFILLGTSSYVHAQEADTSLSGLEFTEIAPDTVSPADTVAAKAAVVPAAGVAGIAAAPGNKAPAAEADKTLWGTFIAGLVGGFLAFLMPCIFPMVPLTISYFTKRAGSKGKGIGQALIYGLSIIVIYVGFGLLITVLFGSAGLNALSASGLFNFLFFILLVVFAISFFGAFEITLPSAFVNKIDNKADNSKGLAGIFFMAASLALVSFSCTGPIIGTLLVDASSKGELLGPAVGMFGFALALALPFTLSAIFPGFLSSMPKSGGWLNSVKVCLGFLELALALKFLSSADLAWHWEWFDREIFLVLWIVIFVLMGIYLLGKIRFSHDSEVPYISVPRLFLAILSFSFALYMVPGLWGAPVSVLSGLAPPMNTQDFILNGNQSSASGSVAADFPAHVKYSGSLKAPVGFHPFFELEEGLAYAKKVNKPVLLDFTGHTCVNCRRMEDLVWVDQEVGRLIKEEYVLIQLYADDRNIKMEKDKVHYSSVLKRNTDDLGYWNLDFQATKYGSNAQPLYVLAGHDLNPLVKPQGAIFDAKEYAAYLQSGLNAFKGK, from the coding sequence ATGAAACTAAACCATCACCATATATTTATGACCTTACGGATCTTCATTCTCGGGCTTTTTATTTTGCTGGGTACCAGCAGTTATGTCCATGCCCAGGAAGCCGATACGAGCCTTTCCGGTCTGGAGTTTACCGAAATTGCCCCTGATACTGTCAGCCCGGCTGATACGGTTGCAGCCAAAGCTGCAGTTGTGCCGGCAGCTGGCGTAGCCGGCATTGCGGCTGCACCGGGCAATAAAGCCCCTGCAGCTGAAGCGGACAAAACCCTTTGGGGAACCTTTATAGCCGGACTGGTAGGTGGTTTTCTGGCCTTTCTGATGCCCTGCATCTTTCCCATGGTGCCCCTTACCATCAGTTATTTTACCAAAAGGGCAGGCAGTAAAGGCAAAGGCATTGGCCAGGCCCTGATCTATGGGCTTTCCATCATTGTCATTTATGTAGGTTTTGGCCTGCTGATCACTGTTTTGTTCGGATCGGCCGGCCTGAATGCATTGAGTGCAAGCGGTTTGTTCAACTTTCTGTTCTTTATTTTGCTGGTGGTATTCGCCATCTCCTTTTTCGGGGCTTTCGAGATCACCCTGCCCAGTGCTTTCGTCAATAAGATAGACAACAAGGCCGATAACAGCAAAGGCCTGGCAGGCATCTTTTTTATGGCTGCTTCACTGGCCCTGGTCTCTTTCTCCTGTACCGGTCCGATCATCGGTACCTTACTGGTAGATGCCAGTTCCAAAGGAGAGTTACTGGGCCCGGCCGTCGGTATGTTTGGTTTTGCCCTGGCCCTGGCCCTTCCCTTTACCTTATCGGCCATATTTCCCGGCTTTTTGAGCAGTATGCCCAAATCCGGAGGCTGGCTGAACAGCGTAAAGGTATGCCTGGGTTTCCTGGAACTGGCCCTGGCCTTAAAGTTTTTGTCATCGGCCGACCTGGCCTGGCACTGGGAATGGTTTGACCGGGAGATCTTCCTGGTGCTGTGGATCGTGATCTTTGTGCTGATGGGGATCTATTTACTGGGGAAGATCAGGTTCTCTCACGACAGTGAGGTACCTTATATATCTGTTCCCAGGTTGTTCCTGGCCATTCTTTCTTTTTCCTTTGCGCTGTACATGGTGCCCGGGCTGTGGGGCGCGCCGGTAAGCGTACTGAGCGGACTGGCCCCACCAATGAATACCCAGGACTTTATCCTGAACGGCAACCAGTCCTCAGCTTCAGGAAGTGTAGCTGCAGATTTTCCGGCCCATGTCAAATACAGCGGATCTTTAAAAGCCCCGGTAGGTTTCCATCCTTTCTTTGAACTGGAAGAAGGACTGGCCTATGCAAAAAAAGTAAACAAACCTGTACTGCTTGATTTTACAGGGCATACCTGTGTAAACTGCCGCAGAATGGAAGACCTGGTATGGGTGGACCAGGAGGTGGGCAGACTGATCAAAGAGGAATATGTACTGATCCAGCTGTATGCCGACGACCGCAACATCAAAATGGAGAAAGACAAGGTCCATTATTCCAGTGTGCTGAAACGCAATACGGATGACCTGGGTTATTGGAACCTGGATTTCCAGGCTACAAAATACGGCTCCAATGCACAACCCTTATATGTACTGGCGGGTCATGACCTGAACCCACTGGTAAAACCCCAGGGAGCTATATTCGATGCAAAGGAATATGCAGCTTACCTGCAAAGCGGCTTAAACGCATTTAAGGGGAAATAA
- the fabF gene encoding beta-ketoacyl-ACP synthase II, with amino-acid sequence MKRVVVTGLGAITPLGNTVSEFWKNIVAGKSGAAAITKFDTSKFKTNFAAEVKDFNIEAYIDKKEVKKYDLYTQYAIAASDQAIQDSGLNFETMPETERYEVGVIWASGNGGIGTFEQQLKEYHLGDGTPRFSPYFIPKMIVDIAAGVISIRHKLHGPNYATVSACASSNTAIISAFDTIRLGKANIMVAGGSEAAITESSVGGFNSAHALSKRNDDPAGASRPFDKDRDGFVIGEGAGALILEELEHAKARGAHIYAEIVGGGMAADAYHLTGTPPDGLGASLGIAKALAEAGIGAEKIDYINAHATSTGLGDIGELHGIKKVFKDLPVAISATKSMTGHLLGGAGAIESIISVMAIKDGIIPGTINTENIDPEIPEGLNLIIGKSVYQPVNYVLNNTFGFGGHTATSIFKKYGAD; translated from the coding sequence ATGAAAAGAGTAGTAGTAACGGGTTTAGGCGCTATAACCCCCTTGGGGAATACAGTAAGCGAATTTTGGAAGAACATTGTAGCCGGTAAAAGCGGTGCAGCTGCCATTACAAAATTTGATACCTCTAAATTCAAAACTAATTTTGCTGCTGAAGTAAAAGATTTCAATATTGAGGCTTACATTGATAAAAAAGAAGTTAAGAAGTACGATCTGTATACCCAGTATGCAATAGCGGCCAGCGATCAGGCCATTCAGGATTCAGGACTTAACTTTGAAACTATGCCGGAAACCGAACGTTATGAAGTTGGTGTGATCTGGGCATCGGGTAATGGCGGGATCGGAACTTTTGAGCAACAGCTGAAGGAGTACCATCTTGGTGACGGAACGCCAAGGTTCAGCCCTTATTTCATTCCGAAAATGATTGTTGACATTGCGGCGGGTGTGATCTCCATCCGTCATAAACTACATGGGCCCAATTACGCTACAGTTTCGGCCTGTGCCTCATCCAATACGGCCATCATCAGTGCCTTTGATACCATCCGTTTGGGTAAGGCCAATATAATGGTTGCCGGAGGGTCTGAAGCAGCAATCACCGAGTCTTCGGTTGGGGGCTTTAATTCGGCACATGCCTTATCTAAAAGAAATGATGATCCTGCAGGTGCCTCAAGACCTTTTGATAAAGACCGTGATGGTTTTGTGATCGGGGAAGGTGCCGGTGCTTTGATCCTGGAAGAACTGGAACATGCCAAGGCAAGGGGCGCACATATCTACGCAGAAATTGTTGGTGGTGGTATGGCCGCTGATGCCTATCATTTAACAGGTACACCACCAGATGGTTTAGGTGCATCCTTAGGCATTGCAAAGGCCCTGGCCGAGGCAGGTATAGGTGCAGAAAAAATTGACTATATCAATGCCCATGCTACTTCTACCGGTCTGGGCGACATAGGTGAACTGCATGGGATTAAAAAGGTGTTTAAGGATCTCCCTGTTGCCATCAGTGCTACCAAATCAATGACCGGACATTTGCTGGGCGGTGCCGGTGCAATTGAAAGCATCATTAGTGTAATGGCCATAAAAGACGGGATCATTCCGGGAACGATCAATACAGAGAACATTGATCCTGAAATACCTGAGGGCTTAAACCTGATCATTGGAAAATCTGTTTACCAGCCTGTCAATTATGTGCTGAACAATACTTTTGGTTTTGGCGGGCATACGGCAACTTCCATATTTAAAAAGTACGGGGCTGATTAG